acctttgacctactgacctaaaaatcaataggggtcatctgttggtcatgatcaactttcatggtcctaggcccaaacatCCTTGAGTTAACTGGTCTacggacggaccgaccgacatctgcaaaacaatatacccctccttcttcgaaggggggtaTAAAATATACGctcatacaaaattaatgttgtgaTTAAAACTTTTGCCCAgctaattttgtttattattacattttcataGGTAAAAAGTATGCAGACTTCAAAGAGTTTCTCCACTGCATTTATCCAAAATCCAAGAAGAAGATAGGcaaaagaaatgtatataaagtCCTACCTTTGGCAGATGAATATGATGTGAAATCTTTGATCAAAGAATGCAAGCGGTTCCTCAATTCCCACCTAATAAATGACCGACCGTCAACGCAAGAGGTGATGTTTTGTCACGGATTAGCAACTCGGCATAAATTCCAGAGCCTGAGGAAAGTGTGTGCAACACGGCTGTCAGATGTAGGACTGAAGAAAATAGAATCTACAACAGTTGGTGTGAGTGATACGGAGACACTACTACAAATTCACAAGGATATTTTGAAACAGCAAGGTGAAACTTTGGAAGAGACGCGCACAGAACTGGTTAAGTTATATCTGGACAAAAACTTACCAGAGCCGTTGCAACCTTCAATCTCGGAAGTCAGAGGTTCGATCATTAGATTCAAACCAAACATAAATTCTTTAGATGAACTGGAGCCAAGATTTAGTAACATAGTTACAATTTGGGATATCGGATTCCAAGTTTCCGTACATGTGGTTAAAAGAGATGAGAAATGTCTGACATTGTCTATCTATCCCAGATTTCCCAGAAATAATAATTACAGTTCATGCTGTGTGAGTGCAGTTGTTTTCTTAAAATGTACTGGCAAGGTAGGAAGACCGCCTTTTCGTTTAAAGATGAAAGACTGTGAGTTTTTGGATGGACAACTAATGGGACACGAGAATTTTATGACACTGACCAATCTTGCTAATGCAGGGTTTATGGAAAATGGGACATTGGatattgttgtttatttgttggCCAAAAAGCCGTCTGTTAAAGATTAAAGGTTAACAGTTAAAGCACAAGGACAAGAGTTTGCATGATATACCTGTATGAATACTAGTAAATGCAAATGTGGCACAAGAACAGAATTGCCAACATGATTTAATAGCATGTGTTTAATGTTCTTAGGAATAATTGATGTAAATTTGAAATTCAAAgaacatttcattttgtattacAGTAACTCCAATATTTGTAGTTGCTTGTTATTTGCTGTTCAGTCTTATAGAAGGCACTGAAAACCTTACATTTAGAGTAGAGGCCCAAAGTGTCCTAAAATACATATGACCCCCtaagtaaatatttcaaatgttcaaaacaatgttatagCAATGTTATGTATCCAGTGAGAGACATGTATGCAaagtttaaacaacttttaccgtgccgtttttataaattttgtataattcatgatatttcctcaaccTCAAGCAAAGACAAATTTCGAAGTGATGGACACTGTCAAAAACGTTatcagagaattcattttacaattaattttaataaaagaaacatcaaactattggtaaacaattataaaacacaaaataaaactgtaaatacaatttttttctagTGTGCTTCAAATCAAAGGAATTAAAGAGATAGAATTCTGACtcgaacattgaaaaattaacGTTGAGTCCTGTgggattgttttaaattttgtatacttCATTcgaaaataaccttggggcagaagtaaaacctacctacattttcccacaatatgtattctaaagaataaaggcaaaaaaGTTGGtcccagtgaggcttgaacctacgccccctgaaaaatttACTTCAAAGTAGGTTTGTTGTAgtaactgaatactcttcaagtttttgtatgtaagctggtatctcagtatccgttaatgggaaaggattgaaacttaacacacttgttcactgtcatgatatgaaatgcagtgcaaaggttcaataactctactatgcgttttacaaaagtatgcccttAGCAGCTTtagttaaattcttatatgtaggctggtatctctggtatctcagtacccactgataggaatggattgaaacttcacacacttgtccactgtcatgagctgataagcactgtgcaggttccacaaccctgtttttcatttttacaaaattatgccccttttccactgttcttttcattcaaatgacaaggctgttgaatggTCAAGCGTCgatgtcctccgacagctcttgttttattaagtgggacttttagtaaattttcttcatgtcaaaaaatgaatacaaataatggattatacctttagagcatcagtaagtcaATTTTTAActtcactgaccatgtttaaggCATAacaagtgcagttttgcaactttttgttaaaaagttgaaaaaaaatttccaagGCCATAAAATATTAAAGGTcgagccaaaaatttagggtaggtcgggatatcgGAAACAAACAGTTTTAGGCCTAACCCATTGCCTTCCTTAACTCCCTGTGAAATGGTGAAGGGGATATGGTTATGGTCTCTGTCTGTCAATTGATCTATCCACCTGTCCTGCTTGTCCATCCATAACACATTTTGTCCACAGCAGAACTATTAAAGGGTTTttgttgaaacttaacacaatGACAGAGGCCATGCCAGAGGGGAAGTGCTGTGAACAACTGTCAAGGACCGTAAATCTAAATTCTTACTTTTTAGCTTACATGAGTatagtgctcggggtgagctgcCGAGAACACTCACCACTGTTGTCTGTATGTCCACACATTTTCAAACGACATCTCTGAAACCATGTGGTGAAAGTCgatgaaacttggcctagatgtTCCTTGGGTAGTCTTCTTCCAAGAGTTCAGACTGATTTGCTTAGTTGCACATACGGGCCGCCATAGCTAAAAGTAGAAAcgtcttcaaatgacatctcctaaaTCGCTGGTCAGATTTtgaagttatttcacacaaatggtctttcTGTGACCCTCTTATCAACTTTGTTCAGACTATTCAGATTTGTCAAAACACatcacccgcccgcttagctcagtagggagagcgttggtctacggatcgtggatCGCGAgctcgatccccgggcggggcgtatgttctccgtaacgatttgataaaaaacattgtgtctgacatcattacctctggtaattcatgtggggaagttggcagttacttgcgctAAGTGAGTGTGGTAGACTTCCTTCACATGTCACCTACATGTCACGATGTATTAAATACTGGACGAAATTAACTAGAATGCATGAAGGAAGAAACCCTAAGCAATGTTACATCATGTTACGACGCTTAGATGACGCTGGTCGCACAACATGGGCGACACACGTTAAAAATCTTCTGTTCCAGTATGGATTTGGCTTTGCCTGGATCCAAATGAAGTTGGTGACATTAACTTGTTCATGAGTCTATTCACATTCCGTCTTAAGGACTGTGCAACACAATCTATATCGGCGGACATTAACACGTCACCGAAATCATTACAGTACAAATTATATAAAAGTGCTTTAAATCTAGAAACGTGTTTATCGCTCCCACTAACTTATAGACAGAAGCGTGTGTTATCAAAGCCATAGCCTAATGATCGAAAAGGGGAGACATATGAAAATTGACAGAGACTATAGATTTTGTCAGTATTGTCTTATTAAAGCGGAATATATATACAATCGAACTTATCCTACTTATTTGTCCGCTGTATAACGAATTGAGAGCTAGATATTTTAGAAATGAATGGATTACAGCAGTTGTGTGTGAACATTTGTTTATAACTATAATGTCTGACGTTAGAATTGATAGTGTTTTTCCTTTGGCAAGATTTTTGGTCAGTGCGTTTGAACTTAGAGACAGTAACTTGTAACTTGCACAATCATCAAATGTTACTATGTTTTGTATCAAAATGTTTTGccatatattttgtattacaaaGGTTAGCAAAATTGCGCCTAATGTAataacatgtatttacatttacctagaagtattgttttaatgtatgtttgtttataatgttgcCTTAAATCTGaagtaatgttatttgtattttgggccggaggccttgtATTGCAATAAAaccgtatcgtatcgtatcgtatcgtaacAAGTTTGTAttggtactgaatccaggaacactggttaggttaactgcccgccgttatatgactgaaatactgttgaaaaaacggcgttaaacccaaaaacaaaaacacttgtcaaaacacatggccgccagggggcgtcttcacttttccctttatttattatagtggaaactttagaaCAGCAGgctcagttttaaaataattcaacaCAAATGTTcctatatgaaaatcaaattattcagatCCATCAAAAACACCAGAGAGTTTGGTCACTTTCACCTAGATGTATGAAGCGGAAAATAATTATCTTCTTCTGTGATATTACCTCCTAGTATCCTATGTTATAATTCCCCAAACCTCTTACCCCACTtaaaccccacccccacccccacaccggCACACAACATACAACATCACACAGATATTGTCTactcatattttcatatttatttaggAGAACTCTATAAAATGTTCTCGTTAGAAAATGGtggcattatttcaaaataagctccttgcataaccatctaacaaaactgttcaagcaaacAGTGTAGCTCAAGTGAGCGATCTAGAGttatcatgactctcttgttctGACTTTATTGAAGAGCCAATACAGCCAAATCAAAAGAACAACCTTCAGACAACTTCTTTTTAGAACTACTAGATGGATCTTCACCGCttttggtcagtagcatccttgcatggatCTTTCAATGGTTCCACTTGACTTC
The Mercenaria mercenaria strain notata chromosome 10, MADL_Memer_1, whole genome shotgun sequence genome window above contains:
- the LOC123559515 gene encoding uncharacterized protein LOC123559515; its protein translation is MENSFESEEEDEEAGICYDFTKKTWRDDVTFIVEGQHLHATKAILAMESPVFEAMFGTSFRERDEKEVPLPGKKYADFKEFLHCIYPKSKKKIGKRNVYKVLPLADEYDVKSLIKECKRFLNSHLINDRPSTQEVMFCHGLATRHKFQSLRKVCATRLSDVGLKKIESTTVGVSDTETLLQIHKDILKQQGETLEETRTELVKLYLDKNLPEPLQPSISEVRGSIIRFKPNINSLDELEPRFSNIVTIWDIGFQVSVHVVKRDEKCLTLSIYPRFPRNNNYSSCCVSAVVFLKCTGKVGRPPFRLKMKDCEFLDGQLMGHENFMTLTNLANAGFMENGTLDIVVYLLAKKPSVKD